One window from the genome of Phycisphaerales bacterium encodes:
- the ndk gene encoding nucleoside-diphosphate kinase, whose protein sequence is METTLIILKPDAVQRGLMGRIISRFEDKGLQVVGCKLMKISPELAAEHYKDHAGKPFYDGLVRFMTGAPVLVMAIRSIGAIAISRSMMGATFGSKADAGTIRGDFGVSNSFNLIHGSDSPEAAKRELGLFFKDGEVLDYERAMSQWVYDYSSGSPE, encoded by the coding sequence ATGGAAACCACCCTCATCATCCTCAAGCCCGACGCCGTCCAGCGGGGCCTCATGGGCCGCATCATCAGCCGCTTCGAGGACAAGGGCCTCCAGGTCGTCGGCTGCAAGCTCATGAAGATCAGCCCGGAGCTGGCCGCCGAGCACTACAAGGACCACGCCGGCAAGCCCTTCTACGACGGCCTCGTCCGCTTCATGACCGGCGCCCCGGTGCTGGTCATGGCCATCCGCAGCATCGGCGCCATCGCCATCAGCCGCTCGATGATGGGCGCGACGTTCGGCTCCAAGGCCGACGCCGGGACGATCCGCGGCGACTTCGGCGTGTCGAACAGCTTCAACCTCATCCACGGCAGCGACAGCCCCGAGGCCGCGAAGCGCGAGCTGGGTTTGTTCTTCAAGGACGGCGAAGTCCTCGATTACGAGCGCGCGATGAGCCAGTGGGTGTACGACTACTCGAGCGGCTCGCCGGAGTAG
- a CDS encoding GC-type dockerin domain-anchored protein — translation MARAGIATLALAPSVACGQWEYTSLQVPGEPFASVHGIDGGVPVGSNGEAGFWSEYAPDSFVSLQPPSLQHGSQCLGAHEGQQVGSVNYLRSFYGIYENRASLWSGSADTWVSLHTQDRHGISHSTAVATHGGQQVGWTWTEPVTERAALWTGTAASVVDLMPAGARVSLALGVHDGVQVGSALFDETRRAGLWRGTADSWVDLHPAGASRSSANAADAGVQGGEVWIDGVPHAALWRGTAESWENLGTGVIYAMHDGWQVGVDATLPVVWNGTAASRELLPIPDGFDRVATTDIWHDGQTLYVVGQARGTFTQAAHVWTRPMAACRADLDGDGDLTIFDFLAFQNLFDLMDPLADFDGDGSLTIFDFLAFQNAFDAGCP, via the coding sequence ATGGCACGAGCGGGGATCGCAACGCTGGCGCTCGCGCCGTCGGTCGCGTGCGGCCAATGGGAGTACACCAGCTTGCAGGTGCCCGGCGAGCCCTTTGCGTCCGTGCATGGGATCGACGGCGGCGTCCCGGTGGGCAGCAACGGCGAGGCCGGGTTCTGGAGCGAGTACGCGCCCGATTCTTTCGTCAGCCTCCAGCCCCCGTCGCTGCAGCACGGCTCGCAGTGCCTGGGTGCGCACGAGGGACAGCAGGTCGGGTCAGTGAACTACTTGCGATCGTTCTATGGGATCTATGAGAATCGTGCGAGCCTGTGGAGCGGGTCGGCGGACACGTGGGTCAGCCTGCACACCCAGGATCGCCACGGGATCTCGCACTCCACGGCGGTTGCCACCCACGGCGGGCAGCAGGTCGGCTGGACCTGGACCGAGCCGGTCACCGAGCGCGCCGCGCTGTGGACCGGCACGGCGGCCTCGGTGGTCGATCTCATGCCCGCGGGCGCCCGGGTGTCGCTGGCCCTGGGCGTCCACGACGGCGTGCAGGTCGGCAGCGCGCTGTTCGACGAGACGCGGCGCGCGGGGCTCTGGCGGGGCACCGCCGATTCCTGGGTCGACCTCCACCCCGCCGGCGCTTCGCGGTCCTCGGCCAACGCCGCCGACGCGGGCGTCCAGGGGGGCGAGGTGTGGATCGATGGCGTGCCGCACGCGGCCCTGTGGCGTGGCACGGCCGAGTCGTGGGAGAACCTGGGCACGGGCGTCATCTACGCGATGCACGATGGGTGGCAGGTGGGCGTGGATGCCACCCTGCCCGTGGTCTGGAACGGCACCGCCGCGTCGCGTGAATTGCTGCCGATCCCCGATGGGTTCGATCGTGTGGCCACCACCGATATCTGGCACGACGGCCAGACGCTGTATGTCGTGGGCCAGGCGCGAGGGACGTTCACCCAAGCGGCGCATGTGTGGACCAGGCCGATGGCGGCGTGCCGCGCCGACCTCGACGGCGACGGCGACCTCACCATCTTCGACTTCCTCGCCTTCCAGAACCTCTTCGACCTCATGGACCCGCTCGCCGACTTCGACGGCGACGGCTCGCTCACCATCTTCGACTTCCTCGCCTTCCAGAACGCCTTCGACGCCGGCTGCCCTTAG
- a CDS encoding TlpA disulfide reductase family protein translates to MNTLTRRVVLSTIACVFVCEPVSSTRASQEGLQALQEAREERADGLTLLRSADHALRNADALAISITREGVGAQASREPYTTARLVLARSSTADRAGLLSQDLRPQWHVVAFGLAANPDGDGTPLPFAFAMDDEAVRMIDASQRAVVEAEHEHAEMLLAGSGAWMALQWLSEWEMLVGRPIVDREPRVPPINDGRVLIGEEVTDAIYVDLAEFPETYAFGAWWYLGVDDHLPRRNELVYYDVRGDDNRSVGDGISRTTITSIEPLASPADTSAAVARASRLLDEVNWAEPGAAPLSTLLDPAQPFSLPTPEGFEAIAFEPPADERQAAGRPEPALNIPAPDFTLQDPEGNTHTLSDYRGKIVVLDFWATWCAPCLMVMPKLQEVHEQFKDQDVVVMGVNAWENGDPAALMKEKGFEYLLLLGGDAAAADYDVTGIPTMVVVDQNGVIVDRHVGADPQIKTKLAETITRLRGEN, encoded by the coding sequence ATGAACACGCTCACACGCCGCGTAGTCCTCTCCACGATCGCGTGCGTCTTTGTCTGTGAGCCCGTCTCGTCCACGCGGGCCTCGCAGGAAGGCTTGCAGGCGTTGCAAGAGGCCCGCGAAGAGAGGGCTGACGGGCTCACGCTGCTTCGGTCCGCCGACCACGCGCTCCGAAACGCTGACGCACTCGCGATCTCCATCACCCGAGAGGGTGTCGGCGCCCAGGCATCACGCGAACCCTACACCACCGCTCGGCTCGTGCTCGCCCGAAGCAGCACGGCCGATCGCGCTGGCTTGCTCAGCCAAGACCTTCGGCCGCAATGGCACGTCGTCGCCTTCGGGCTTGCCGCGAATCCAGACGGCGACGGCACGCCGCTCCCCTTCGCCTTCGCCATGGACGACGAGGCCGTCCGCATGATCGATGCCAGCCAACGCGCGGTCGTCGAGGCCGAGCACGAGCACGCCGAGATGCTGCTTGCCGGCTCGGGCGCCTGGATGGCGTTGCAGTGGCTCTCGGAGTGGGAGATGCTCGTCGGCCGTCCCATCGTCGATCGAGAGCCGCGTGTGCCGCCCATCAACGATGGCCGCGTGCTCATCGGCGAAGAAGTCACCGACGCAATCTACGTCGACCTTGCCGAGTTTCCCGAGACTTACGCGTTCGGCGCGTGGTGGTATCTCGGCGTCGACGACCACCTGCCCCGGCGCAACGAGCTGGTCTACTACGACGTGCGAGGCGACGACAACCGAAGCGTCGGCGACGGCATCTCGCGGACGACCATTACCAGCATCGAGCCGCTGGCCAGCCCGGCCGACACGTCGGCCGCCGTTGCTCGAGCCTCGCGACTGCTCGACGAGGTGAACTGGGCAGAGCCCGGCGCGGCCCCGCTCTCCACGCTGCTTGATCCCGCCCAGCCATTCTCGCTTCCGACACCCGAAGGCTTCGAGGCCATCGCCTTCGAACCGCCCGCGGACGAACGTCAGGCGGCCGGACGACCCGAGCCCGCGCTCAACATCCCCGCCCCCGACTTCACGCTGCAGGATCCCGAAGGCAACACGCACACGCTCTCGGACTACCGCGGCAAGATCGTGGTGCTCGACTTCTGGGCCACCTGGTGTGCGCCGTGCCTCATGGTGATGCCCAAGCTGCAAGAGGTCCACGAGCAGTTCAAGGACCAGGACGTCGTCGTCATGGGCGTCAACGCCTGGGAAAACGGCGACCCGGCCGCGCTCATGAAGGAGAAGGGCTTCGAGTACCTCCTCCTGCTCGGGGGCGACGCGGCCGCCGCCGACTACGACGTGACCGGCATTCCGACCATGGTCGTCGTCGACCAGAACGGCGTGATCGTCGATCGCCACGTCGGGGCCGATCCGCAGATCAAGACCAAGCTCGCCGAGACCATCACCCGGCTGCGGGGCGAGAACTAG
- a CDS encoding carbon storage regulator, producing MLVITRREGEEVVVGDPKNPIGVVRIASIKGDRIRLAFDFPRTIDVHRREVAEQIAAEGDDETPAPEIEVRIKDAAAPA from the coding sequence ATGCTTGTGATCACGAGGCGTGAGGGCGAGGAAGTGGTGGTCGGCGACCCGAAGAACCCCATCGGGGTCGTTCGGATCGCCTCGATCAAGGGCGACCGCATCCGGCTTGCCTTCGACTTCCCCAGGACCATCGACGTGCACCGGCGGGAGGTCGCCGAGCAGATCGCGGCCGAGGGCGACGACGAGACGCCCGCGCCCGAGATCGAGGTGCGCATCAAGGACGCTGCGGCGCCGGCGTAG
- a CDS encoding NifU family protein, whose product MAKEHSLPQADQNASSRGPGGPAPSGSSEERVRQVIEQIRPSIQADGGDVEFLEFTGEGVVRIRLHGACVGCPSSSLTLQMGLERNLREHVPEVEAVEAID is encoded by the coding sequence TTGGCCAAGGAACACAGCCTGCCCCAGGCCGATCAGAACGCCTCGAGCCGAGGCCCGGGCGGCCCCGCGCCCTCGGGCAGCTCGGAGGAGCGGGTGCGGCAGGTGATCGAGCAGATCCGCCCGAGCATCCAGGCCGACGGGGGGGACGTGGAGTTCCTCGAGTTCACCGGCGAGGGCGTGGTCCGCATCCGGCTGCACGGGGCCTGCGTGGGCTGCCCCAGCAGCAGCCTGACGCTCCAGATGGGCCTGGAGCGGAACCTCCGCGAGCACGTGCCCGAGGTCGAGGCGGTCGAAGCCATCGACTGA
- a CDS encoding aminotransferase class I/II-fold pyridoxal phosphate-dependent enzyme, whose product MGHASTHDTLEPSTLCPGIGRGAGDGASLTTPIVQSTTFCREGVGSDPAHQYSRVSNPTVAVLEEALGALEDAPPAVCFGTGLAAETALFLAVLRAGDHVVCGRSVYGGTVRLLREVLPTLGIEATFVDTTDLDDVRRGLRGNTRLAFVETPSNPVLEVSDVEGIAGIARAHGALLAVDNTFQTAVLQRPLDLGADVSVYSTTKFIDGHSLALGGALVARDEELLDRIRFIRKCTGAIQSPFNAWATINGLKTLPLRLERQSATALSIARWLQAHADVEVVNYPGLAGGRRETLADRQHRAVGEEGPCHGAVLSFEVRGGLKAARVVAESLELCTLVEHVGSVETLVTHPATMTHADVPAEHRRACGIADGLLRLSVGLEPAAAIIADLEHAISKATGVAERSEEVVACARA is encoded by the coding sequence ATGGGACACGCATCCACTCACGACACGCTCGAACCGTCGACGCTCTGCCCGGGCATCGGTCGCGGTGCCGGAGACGGGGCGTCGCTGACGACGCCGATCGTCCAGAGCACGACGTTCTGCCGCGAGGGCGTAGGAAGCGATCCCGCGCACCAGTACTCGCGGGTCAGCAATCCGACCGTCGCCGTGCTGGAAGAGGCGCTGGGCGCGTTGGAGGACGCGCCGCCGGCGGTCTGCTTCGGCACCGGGCTGGCGGCGGAGACCGCGCTCTTCCTGGCGGTGCTCCGCGCCGGCGATCACGTCGTATGCGGCCGATCGGTCTACGGCGGAACGGTCCGTTTGCTGCGCGAGGTCTTGCCGACCCTTGGCATCGAGGCGACGTTCGTCGACACGACCGACCTGGACGACGTGCGGCGGGGCCTGCGTGGCAACACGAGGCTGGCGTTCGTCGAGACGCCGAGCAATCCGGTGCTCGAGGTCAGCGACGTCGAGGGCATCGCGGGGATCGCCCGCGCCCACGGGGCGCTGCTGGCGGTCGACAACACGTTCCAGACGGCCGTGCTGCAGCGGCCGCTGGACCTCGGGGCCGACGTCTCGGTGTACTCAACGACGAAGTTCATCGATGGACACTCGCTGGCGCTCGGCGGGGCCCTGGTCGCACGCGACGAGGAATTGCTCGACCGCATCCGCTTCATCCGCAAGTGCACGGGTGCGATCCAGTCGCCGTTCAATGCATGGGCGACGATCAACGGACTGAAGACGCTGCCGCTGCGGCTGGAACGCCAGAGCGCGACGGCCCTGTCGATCGCGCGATGGCTGCAGGCGCACGCGGACGTCGAGGTGGTCAACTACCCCGGGCTCGCGGGCGGTCGGCGCGAGACGCTGGCAGACCGCCAGCACCGGGCCGTGGGTGAAGAAGGACCATGCCACGGTGCGGTACTGAGCTTCGAGGTCCGCGGCGGGCTCAAGGCGGCGCGAGTCGTCGCCGAGTCGCTGGAGCTCTGCACGCTGGTCGAGCACGTGGGCTCGGTTGAGACGCTGGTGACCCATCCGGCGACGATGACTCACGCCGACGTGCCAGCCGAGCACCGCCGCGCCTGCGGCATCGCCGATGGGCTCTTGCGGCTGAGCGTGGGGCTCGAGCCGGCCGCGGCGATCATCGCGGACCTCGAGCACGCTATTTCGAAGGCGACAGGCGTCGCCGAGCGATCGGAGGAGGTGGTCGCATGCGCCCGGGCGTGA
- the dapF gene encoding diaminopimelate epimerase: MRFTKMHGLGNDYVYVDALTEPALEHMDWPALAIELSDRHTGIGGDGVILICPPRHDINHARMRTFNADGSESDACGNGTRCVARFARERLGMRTATLRIESGRRVLQCEPLEDGRACVDMGTPGLALADCHVDASSLRSQGPPSIDVEGSLLVFSAVSMGNPHAVAFASDNRWLGEDLAAESRRLGPVIEHHPAFTERTNAHLVRIVSRAHAIVHTWERGSGPTRACGTGACAVLVAGVLAGLLDHEAVLSLPGGDLRVSWKPESAGGDGVVRQTGPATFVFDGDWSRSPAAMLSP, translated from the coding sequence ATGCGGTTCACCAAGATGCACGGCTTGGGCAACGACTACGTCTATGTCGACGCGCTGACCGAGCCCGCGCTCGAGCACATGGATTGGCCGGCCCTCGCGATCGAATTGAGCGATCGGCATACCGGCATCGGCGGTGATGGCGTCATCCTCATCTGCCCGCCAAGGCACGACATCAACCACGCTCGGATGCGAACGTTCAACGCCGACGGGAGCGAGTCGGACGCTTGCGGCAACGGCACGCGGTGCGTTGCCCGGTTTGCGCGCGAGCGTCTGGGCATGCGCACCGCCACCCTCCGCATCGAGTCGGGCCGGCGTGTGCTGCAGTGCGAACCACTGGAAGACGGCCGGGCTTGCGTCGACATGGGCACGCCGGGCCTCGCGCTCGCCGACTGTCACGTCGACGCATCATCGCTTCGGTCCCAGGGCCCACCGAGCATCGACGTCGAAGGCAGCTTACTGGTCTTCTCCGCCGTCTCGATGGGGAATCCGCACGCCGTGGCCTTCGCGTCCGACAACCGATGGCTCGGGGAAGATCTCGCCGCAGAGTCACGCCGCCTCGGACCGGTGATCGAACACCATCCGGCGTTTACGGAACGAACCAACGCACACCTCGTTCGCATCGTTTCGCGAGCCCACGCGATCGTCCACACCTGGGAACGCGGCTCGGGCCCGACACGGGCATGCGGCACCGGCGCGTGCGCCGTGCTGGTCGCCGGCGTGCTGGCGGGATTGCTCGACCACGAGGCGGTGCTCTCCCTTCCGGGCGGCGATCTGCGCGTGTCGTGGAAGCCAGAATCAGCCGGCGGCGACGGCGTCGTTCGTCAGACCGGACCGGCGACCTTCGTGTTCGATGGAGACTGGAGCCGTTCGCCGGCGGCTATGCTGTCACCGTGA
- a CDS encoding GC-type dockerin domain-anchored protein — protein sequence MYSKIAVPAAFTLLVAGTVQADPVRLSHSVEEFLVTGGTAIACASTGTPQTSSDNQFWRAFTLSDFGITEAVTIENLEIGIENLALPTLIELDVTINLYQAPGGSTPAFGLDLVGTTVATLTDRALEVITVDVSGVVNADNALIVEINVPNLQDLSGGLTGDVYFPGANSFGETDPSYISSTGCGTASPTAYGDIGFPDVHLIIIANGETGGVACRVDLDGDGELTLFDFLTFSNLFDAGDLAADFDGDGVLTIFDFLTFSNEFDAGCP from the coding sequence ATGTATTCAAAGATTGCAGTTCCCGCGGCGTTCACGCTGCTCGTTGCCGGCACGGTCCAGGCCGATCCGGTGCGTCTGTCGCACAGCGTCGAGGAGTTCCTCGTCACCGGCGGCACCGCCATCGCCTGTGCCTCGACCGGCACGCCGCAGACGTCCAGCGATAACCAGTTCTGGCGGGCGTTCACGCTGAGCGATTTCGGCATTACCGAGGCCGTCACGATCGAGAACCTTGAGATCGGCATCGAGAATCTCGCGCTGCCGACGCTCATCGAGCTCGATGTCACCATCAATCTCTACCAGGCGCCCGGCGGTTCAACTCCGGCGTTCGGGCTCGATCTCGTTGGCACGACGGTCGCGACGCTCACGGACCGTGCCCTTGAGGTCATCACCGTCGACGTGTCCGGCGTTGTCAACGCCGACAACGCTCTCATCGTCGAGATCAACGTGCCGAACCTCCAGGACCTGTCGGGCGGTCTGACCGGCGACGTGTACTTCCCTGGTGCCAACTCGTTCGGCGAGACCGACCCGAGCTACATCAGCTCCACCGGCTGTGGCACGGCCAGCCCGACCGCCTACGGCGACATCGGCTTCCCTGACGTTCACCTGATCATCATCGCCAATGGTGAGACCGGTGGCGTTGCCTGCCGCGTCGATCTCGACGGCGACGGCGAACTGACGCTCTTCGATTTCCTGACCTTCTCGAACCTGTTCGATGCCGGCGACCTAGCCGCCGACTTCGACGGCGACGGCGTGCTCACGATCTTCGACTTCCTGACCTTCTCGAACGAATTCGACGCCGGCTGCCCGTAA
- a CDS encoding M20/M25/M40 family metallo-hydrolase: MKTEREATQIELTREERSACDIIESKAGFLLDDLRRHVETPTGPGGGEGIEATRQVFTERMAKLGATSTLVPGDDRPDWLRGAAADGVPPTAVLGRLRPGMRRVLIAGHLDTVHPAGGPFQELTVAEDGATAVGPGCVDMKGGLVIAACALESLEEAGVPASWTYLLNADEETGSYHSEAALRDQANQHDFGLALEPALPGGELAIERMGSGQFMIEALGRSSHVGRDFRGGVSAVTALARAIAAVGDMADPTKEGSYIMSVGPVEGGTATNAVPDHAAAWGNARYPNQEVGDRMGAALDVLATPNTACEHDQAAIIVRRSFNRPAKPLTAATEALALHARSVAEVLGQSLPFASTGGVCDGNILQDAGLPTIDTLGVRGGGLHTPTEWIELASLVERCQLLAVLISRLSRAV, encoded by the coding sequence GTGAAGACCGAACGAGAAGCGACCCAGATTGAATTGACCAGAGAAGAACGAAGCGCCTGCGACATCATCGAGTCGAAGGCCGGCTTTCTTCTCGACGATCTGAGGCGCCACGTCGAGACGCCGACGGGCCCCGGCGGCGGCGAGGGCATCGAGGCCACGAGGCAGGTGTTCACCGAACGCATGGCGAAGCTCGGCGCGACCTCAACACTCGTTCCGGGCGACGACCGGCCCGACTGGCTACGCGGCGCAGCCGCGGACGGCGTGCCACCAACCGCCGTGTTGGGTCGGCTGCGGCCCGGAATGCGTCGAGTCCTCATCGCCGGCCACCTCGACACCGTGCACCCCGCCGGCGGCCCGTTCCAAGAACTCACGGTCGCCGAGGACGGCGCAACCGCGGTCGGCCCGGGCTGCGTCGACATGAAGGGTGGGCTCGTCATCGCCGCGTGCGCGCTCGAGAGCCTGGAAGAAGCCGGCGTGCCCGCGAGCTGGACGTACCTGCTCAACGCCGACGAGGAGACCGGCAGCTACCACAGCGAGGCGGCGCTGCGCGATCAGGCAAACCAGCATGACTTCGGCCTCGCACTCGAGCCCGCACTTCCCGGTGGCGAACTCGCCATCGAGCGGATGGGCAGCGGCCAGTTCATGATCGAGGCCCTCGGGCGCTCATCCCACGTCGGGCGAGACTTCCGCGGAGGCGTGAGTGCCGTGACGGCATTGGCCCGCGCGATCGCCGCGGTCGGCGACATGGCCGACCCGACCAAGGAAGGCTCGTACATCATGAGCGTCGGCCCCGTCGAGGGAGGAACCGCCACGAACGCCGTCCCCGATCACGCCGCAGCTTGGGGCAATGCGCGGTACCCGAATCAGGAAGTCGGCGATCGCATGGGTGCCGCTCTCGACGTTTTGGCAACACCGAACACGGCCTGCGAACACGACCAAGCCGCCATCATCGTCCGACGCTCGTTCAACCGTCCGGCGAAGCCGCTGACTGCAGCGACCGAAGCACTCGCGCTCCACGCCCGGTCCGTCGCCGAGGTGCTCGGACAGAGCCTGCCGTTCGCTAGTACCGGTGGGGTGTGCGACGGCAACATCCTGCAAGACGCGGGGCTGCCGACGATCGACACGCTCGGCGTGCGAGGCGGCGGGCTGCACACTCCTACAGAGTGGATCGAGTTGGCGAGCCTCGTTGAGCGCTGCCAGTTACTCGCGGTGCTCATCTCGCGTCTGAGTCGAGCGGTCTGA
- a CDS encoding M48 family metalloprotease yields MPSIHVLIILVGLLLGNDLAAARGAASEGSGWQFVVAAGWSFLVASVALVALPACARAAAYRGSWRLLRRGLGLSEKLRWLVVLPFAIWSVTSNGLGAVESLMGAWIGLDEMAAAAPPLLALLAITWAEHPLHDRMRQAMLVRELDAGGLVERPPTRWEATISRARAMLAMPLVPVLLIVCWHETVEYVLGGQPALAWRTIDIAGTIAIVAFSPAIIVRVLGTRSLGDGEARQRIATLCDQMGARITGVRLWAHPSANAAILGLLPWARYMLVTEPLLQGMPRHEFDAVVAHELAHVRQHHVLWIVLAMLALVTALGLVEPALAWFGQNAGLGRGLAELSALLLVATAAVLGFGAISRLIERHADARAAVALSTAIARENEDDPAIVHQGGPDSMAAALDRVCALNGVDPNRWGFRHGSVRQRQRALARLAGLPSRRLPVDRRVFTLRLATLTTLAIAGTVMLVGLWQGWFSL; encoded by the coding sequence GTGCCCAGCATCCACGTCCTGATCATCCTCGTGGGCCTGCTGCTGGGCAACGACCTCGCCGCCGCGCGTGGCGCCGCGAGCGAGGGCTCGGGGTGGCAGTTCGTGGTCGCCGCCGGGTGGTCGTTCCTGGTGGCGTCCGTGGCGCTCGTCGCCCTGCCCGCATGCGCGCGGGCGGCGGCCTATCGCGGTTCGTGGCGTTTGCTTCGCCGCGGGCTCGGCCTGAGCGAAAAGCTCCGCTGGCTCGTCGTCCTGCCCTTCGCAATCTGGAGCGTGACGTCCAACGGCCTCGGCGCCGTCGAGTCGCTGATGGGAGCGTGGATCGGTCTAGACGAGATGGCCGCCGCCGCCCCCCCGCTGCTCGCGCTGCTTGCGATTACCTGGGCCGAGCATCCGCTGCACGACCGCATGCGGCAGGCAATGCTCGTCCGCGAGCTCGATGCGGGAGGCCTGGTCGAGCGTCCGCCGACGCGCTGGGAGGCAACCATCAGCCGAGCCCGGGCGATGCTGGCGATGCCGCTCGTACCGGTGCTGCTGATCGTCTGCTGGCACGAGACGGTCGAGTACGTGCTCGGGGGCCAGCCGGCGCTCGCCTGGCGCACGATCGATATCGCGGGCACGATCGCCATCGTCGCGTTCTCGCCTGCCATCATCGTGCGCGTGCTCGGAACCCGCTCGCTCGGCGATGGAGAGGCCCGCCAACGCATCGCCACGCTGTGCGACCAGATGGGGGCGCGCATCACGGGCGTGCGGCTGTGGGCCCATCCGTCGGCCAATGCGGCCATCCTGGGCCTCCTGCCATGGGCTCGCTACATGCTGGTCACCGAGCCGCTGCTGCAGGGCATGCCCCGGCACGAGTTCGACGCCGTCGTCGCCCACGAGCTCGCGCACGTCCGCCAGCACCACGTGCTGTGGATCGTGCTGGCGATGTTGGCCCTCGTGACCGCCCTGGGTCTGGTCGAGCCCGCCCTCGCGTGGTTCGGCCAGAACGCCGGTCTCGGGCGCGGCCTGGCGGAACTGTCAGCTTTGCTGCTCGTCGCCACCGCAGCCGTGCTGGGCTTCGGGGCCATCAGCCGGCTCATCGAGCGGCACGCCGACGCACGGGCGGCCGTCGCCCTGAGCACGGCCATCGCCCGCGAAAACGAAGACGACCCGGCAATCGTGCACCAGGGCGGCCCCGACTCGATGGCCGCCGCACTCGACCGCGTGTGTGCGCTCAACGGCGTTGATCCGAACCGCTGGGGCTTTCGCCACGGCTCGGTCCGTCAACGCCAGCGGGCACTCGCGCGTCTGGCTGGCCTGCCCAGCCGGCGCCTCCCGGTTGACCGGCGGGTATTCACGCTCCGGCTGGCTACGCTCACGACGCTTGCGATCGCGGGGACCGTCATGCTGGTCGGCCTGTGGCAGGGTTGGTTCTCGCTTTGA
- a CDS encoding DUF1328 family protein, giving the protein MLGWALAFFLIAIVAAIFGFGGIASGAAAIAKILFFLFLVLFVLSLIFGLVRRGKASAA; this is encoded by the coding sequence ATGTTGGGTTGGGCACTGGCCTTCTTCTTGATCGCGATCGTGGCGGCCATCTTTGGTTTCGGTGGCATCGCCTCCGGAGCGGCAGCGATCGCCAAGATCCTCTTCTTCCTCTTCCTCGTGCTGTTCGTGTTGTCGCTCATCTTCGGCCTGGTGCGTCGCGGAAAGGCGAGCGCGGCGTGA
- a CDS encoding PA2169 family four-helix-bundle protein: protein METITNLDKDTVDGIKSLIEINIDSSKGFETAAENIENADIAGYFHQCSTRRAQFADQLKRVVDVNNADAPESGTATGSIHRWWLSLRGTIQNGDEHAVLAEAERGEDSIKGTYEDVLKKTAGSPLNAVLTDQYASVKETHDTIRDMRDARG, encoded by the coding sequence ATGGAGACCATTACCAACCTCGACAAGGACACCGTCGACGGGATCAAGTCACTGATCGAGATCAACATCGATTCAAGCAAGGGCTTCGAGACCGCGGCGGAGAACATCGAGAACGCCGACATTGCAGGCTACTTCCACCAGTGTTCGACGCGTCGCGCGCAGTTCGCTGATCAGCTCAAGCGGGTTGTGGACGTCAACAACGCCGACGCACCTGAAAGCGGCACCGCGACGGGATCTATCCACCGGTGGTGGCTGAGCCTTCGCGGGACCATCCAGAACGGCGACGAACACGCCGTGCTGGCCGAGGCAGAGCGCGGCGAAGACTCCATCAAGGGCACCTACGAGGACGTCCTGAAGAAAACCGCTGGCAGCCCCCTGAATGCGGTTCTCACCGATCAGTACGCCTCGGTGAAGGAGACGCACGACACCATCCGCGACATGCGCGACGCCCGCGGCTGA